Proteins found in one Takifugu rubripes chromosome 15, fTakRub1.2, whole genome shotgun sequence genomic segment:
- the nf2b gene encoding NF2, moesin-ezrin-radixin like (MERLIN) tumor suppressor b, with amino-acid sequence MSILGLKKKQPKTFKVKVITMDAEMEFSCEVKWKGKDLFDLVCRTVGLRETWFFGLRYTIKDTYAWLKPEKRVLDQEVPKDSPITFHFLAKFFPEKVEEELVQEITQHLFFLQVKKQILDEEIFCSPEASVLLASYAVQAKYGDYDPNFHKPGFLAQDELLPKTVLMQYQMTADMWEEKITAWYAEHRGIARDEAEMEYLKIAQDLEMYGVSYFAITQNKRDTDLLLGVDAQGLHIYSPNSKLNPNKSFPWSGIRNISYSEKEFTIKPLDKKKDVFKFYSSQLRVNKLILQLCIGNHDLFMRRRKVDSIEVQQMKAQAKEEKARKKMERQILAREKQMREEAERAKEEMERRLFQLQDEARLANEALLRSEETADLLAEKAQIAEEEAKLLAHKAAEAEQERQRLEVTAMKTKEEKRLMEQKMREAEQLAVKLVEQSERRLKEADHLKQDLTEAKDAERRAKQKLLEITKTTYPLIAAYSTPPAPLAPPEAPDFPYDSARLDFKDSDMKRLSMEIERERLEYMEKSKHLQDQLKELKTEIESLKLEEQQQQQAGLYSLRGDSRGYVQEPVYIPHSNRNSAYMSQMAFFEEV; translated from the exons ATGTCTATCCTCGGTTTAAAGAAGAAGCAGCCAAAGACCTTTAAAGTCAAAGTCATCACTATGGATGCTGAAATGGAGTTCAGTTGTGAG GTAAAGTGGAAAGGCAAAGACCTGTTTGACCTGGTGTGTCGCACTGTTGGTTTAAGAGAGACCTGGTTCTTTGGGCTCAGGTACACCATAAAGGACACCTATGCTTGGCTGAAACCAGAGAAACGG GTCTTGGACCAGGAGGTTCCCAAAGACTCTCCCATAACATTTCACTTCCTGGCAAAATTTTTTCCGGAAAAAGTAGAAGAAGAACTTGTGCAAGAAATAACCCAGCACCTCTTCTTCTTACAG GTGAAAAAACAGATATTAGACGAAGAGATATTCTGCTCTCCTGAAGCCTCCGTGCTTTTAGCATCGTACGCTGTCCAGGCAAAG TATGGGGACTATGACCCAAACTTTCACAAACCGGGCTTTCTGGCTCAGGATGAGCTTTTACCAAAAACA GTTTTGATGCAGTATCAGATGACGGCTGACATGTGGGAGGAGAAAATCACAGCTTGGTATGCAGAGCACAGAGGCATCGCCAG GGACGAGGCCGAAATGGAATACTTAAAAATTGCTCAGGACCTTGAGATGTATGGTGTCAGCTACTTCGCCATCACT CAAAATAAGAGGGACACAGATCTGTTACTTGGCGTGGATGCTCAAGGTCTTCACATCTACAGCCCCAACAGCAAACTCAATCCCAACAAGTCCTTTCCCTGGAGCGGTATCCGCAACATCTCTTACAGCGAAAAGGAG TTCACAATCAAACCCCTGGATAAGAAGAAGGACGTTTTCAAGTTCTACTCTTCTCAGCTGCGTGTGAATAAGCTG ATCCTGCAGTTGTGCATCGGTAACCACGATCTTTTCATGCGAAGGAGGAAGGTGGACTCCATCGAAGTGCAGCAGATGAAGGCCCAAGCTAAAGAGGAGAAGGCCCGGAAGAAG ATGGAACGTCAAATTCTGGCCCGTGAGAAACAAATGAGAGAGGAAGCGGAGCGAGCgaaggaggaaatggagagGAGGCTCTTCCAGTTGCAGGATGAGGCGCGATTGGCCAACGAGGCCCTG CTGCGGTCCGAAGAGACGGCCGACCTGTTGGCAGAGAAGGCTCAGATCGCCGAAGAGGAGGCCAAACTTTTAGCCCACAAGGCTGCAGAAGCCgagcaggagaggcagaggttAGAGGTCACCGCCATGAAGAccaaggaggagaaaaggctgATGGAGCAGAAGATGAGGGAGGCGGAGCAGCTGGCTGTCAAACTGGTGGAGCAGTCGGAAAGGAG GCTGAAGGAGGCGGATCATCTGAAACAGGATCTGACTGAGGCCAAGGATGCTGAGCGCAGAGCcaagcagaagctgctggagatcACCAAAACGACCTACCCT CTGATAGCAGCTTACTctactcctcctgctcctctggcccCCCCTGAAGCGCCAGACTTCCCCTACGACTCTGCGCGCCTCGACTTCAAGGACTCCGACATGAAAAGGTTGTCCATGGAGATTGAGAGGGAGAG GCTGGAGTACATGGAGAAGAGCAAACACCTGCAGGACCaactgaaggagctgaagaCGGAGATCGAGTctctgaagctggaggagcagcagcagcagcaggccgggCTCTACAGCCTCCGCGGGGACAGCAGGGGATACGTCCAGGAGCCCGTCTACATACCTCACAGCAAC CGAAACTCGGCGTACATGTCTCAGATGGCCTTCTTTGAAGAGGTTTGA
- the mettl27 gene encoding methyltransferase-like protein 27 yields MMSEVTNTYEKVKAVILSAHKSSTTREKVNFYNFWAQNYDQDVAVLDYRAPCMAANSISFHFKGDRDAAVVLDVACGTGMVAKEMNTLGFKHFVGIDGSEGMLELARSCGLYQELKQSLLGEEPIPVQSGHFDVVVIAGALSVGQVPVRVVRDLCSCAKSGGYVCMTTRSNADNVEYKSALDGELEQMEREGLWTCVEATEVEEWERAVSEKEHGYIRGAVYLYQKL; encoded by the exons ATGATGTCAGAAGTCACCAACACTTATGAAAAGGTGAAAGCCGTTATCTTATCAGCCCATAAGAGCTCCACAACAAGGGAAAAGGTTAACTTCTACAACTTCTGGGCACAGAACTATGATCAG GACGTGGCTGTCCTGGACTACCGTGCACCGTGCATGGCAGCAAACAGCATTTCTTTCCACTTTAAGGGAGATCGTGACGCAGCGGTCGTGTTGGACGTTGCCTGTGGTACAGGAATGGTGGCCAAAGAG ATGAACACGCTTGGATTCAAACATTTTGTGGGCATTGATGGAAGTGAGGGCATGTTGGAGCTGGCCAGGAGCTGTGGCTTGTACCAGGAACTAAAGCAGTCCCTGCTAGGAGAAGAGCCAATACCTGTCCAGTCTG GTCATTTTGATGTGGTCGTTATCGCCGGAGCGCTGAGTGTCGGTCAGGTCCCGGTTCGGGTGGTGAGAGACTTGTGCAGCTGTGCCAAATCCGGCGGCTACGTTTGCATGACGACGCGGAGCAACGCTGATAATGTGGAGTACAAATCTGCCCTGGATGGCGAGCTGGAGCAGATGGAGCGAGAAGGGCTGTGGACCTGCGTGGAGGCGActgaggtggaggagtgggagAGGGCCGTGTCAGAGAAGGAACACGGCTACATTCGCGGTGCCGTCTACCTTTATCAGAAGCTGTAG
- the LOC115252737 gene encoding complement C1q-like protein 4 yields MKVVLLVVLIGLCGSGALGEESDFFDFPGSETNADVSAAVEELRAGLKTVTDRVAAAETKLGELEKQNADLQTRLSSSEGELVNVKARLDKVEQNGATPKVAFYTALSNAGNIGPFNTDIPLKYQKVFTNIGQAYNINTGYFTAPVKGAYYFQFTLAGFQSFDTGVYVIKNGQIFMYNVEYKRTYNPEYITNSLILELQPGDTVSLVLPRGHSTFDNPNNLSTFSGSLLFTL; encoded by the exons ATGAAGGTtgttctgctggtggtgctgatcGGTCTGTGTGGGTCTGGAGCCCTGGGAGAGGAGAGCGACTTCTTCGACTTCCCGGGGAGCGAAACTAACGCCGATGTCTCGGCGGCGGTGGAGGAGCTCCGGGCAGGGCTGAAGACGGTGACGGACAGAGTGGCCGCCGCTGAGACcaaactgggagaactggagaAACAGAACGCAG ATTTGCAGACCAGACTGAGCAGCAGCGAGGGTGAACTGGTCAACGTCAAGGCTAGACTGGACAAAGTGGAGCAAAATGGAG CGACACCAAAGGTGGCCTTTTATACCGCTCTGTCTAATGCTGGAAATATTGGACCATTCAACACTGACATCCCACTGAAGTACCAGAAGGTCTTTACCAACATTGGCCAAGCTTATAATATAAATACAG GTTACTTCACAGCACCAGTCAAAGGGGCCTACTACTTCCAGTTTACTTTGGCTGGATTTCAGTCTTTCGATACAGGTGTTTACGTTATAAAGAACGGCCAGATCTTCATGTATAACGTGGAATACAAGAGAACCTATAACCCTGAGTATATCACCAATTCCCTtatcctggagctgcagccaggagaCACTGTGTCTCTGGTCCTCCCAAGAGGCCATTCCACATTTGACAATCCGAACAACCTCAGCACCTTCAGCGgctccctcctcttcactctgtga
- the LOC115252738 gene encoding complement C1q-like protein 4, producing the protein MKVVLLVVLIGLCGSGALGEESDFFDFPRNETNPDISAAVEELRAGLKTVTDRVAAAETKLGELEKQNADLQTRLSSSEGELVNVKARLDKVEQNGATPKVAFYTALSNAGNIGPFNTDIPLKYQKVFTNIGQAYNINTGYFTAPAKGAYYFQFTLAGFQSFDTGVYVMKNGQIFMYNVEYKRTYNPEYITNSLILELQPGDTVSLVLPRGHSTFDNPNNLSTFSGSLLFTL; encoded by the exons ATGAAGGTtgttctgctggtggtgctgatcGGTCTGTGTGGGTCTGGAGCCCTGGGAGAGGAGAGCGACTTCTTCGACTTCCCCAGGAATGAAACCAACCCCGACATCTCGGCGGCGGTGGAGGAGCTCCGGGCAGGGCTGAAGACGGTGACGGACAGAGTGGCCGCCGCTGAGACcaaactgggagaactggagaAACAGAACGCAG ATTTGCAGACCAGACTGAGCAGCAGCGAGGGTGAACTGGTCAACGTCAAGGCTAGACTGGACAAAGTGGAGCAAAATGGAG CGACACCAAAGGTGGCCTTTTATACCGCTCTGTCTAATGCTGGAAATATTGGACCATTCAACACTGACATCCCACTGAAGTACCAGAAGGTCTTTACCAACATTGGCCAAGCTTATAATATAAATACAG GTTACTTCACAGCACCAGCCAAAGGGGCCTACTACTTCCAGTTTACTTTGGCTGGGTTTCAGTCTTTCGATACAGGTGTTTACGTTATGAAGAACGGCCAGATCTTCATGTATAACGTGGAATACAAGAGAACCTATAACCCTGAGTATATCACCAATTCCCTtatcctggagctgcagccaggagaCACTGTGTCTCTGGTCCTCCCAAGAGGCCATTCCACATTTGACAATCCGAACAACCTCAGCACCTTCAGCGgctccctcctcttcactctgtga